A portion of the Collinsella aerofaciens genome contains these proteins:
- the rplS gene encoding 50S ribosomal protein L19 — MDYIRAIERQQIREDIPQVRVADNVKVHYRIKEGDRERIQVFQGDVIRMAGAGARETFTVRKMSFGVGVERTFPLHSPKIAKLEVVRHGRVRRAKLYYLRDKVGKAARIPEKR; from the coding sequence ATGGATTACATCCGCGCAATCGAGCGTCAGCAGATCCGCGAGGACATTCCTCAGGTTCGCGTCGCCGACAACGTCAAGGTTCACTACCGCATTAAGGAAGGCGACCGCGAGCGCATCCAGGTCTTCCAGGGCGACGTCATCCGCATGGCCGGCGCCGGTGCCCGCGAGACCTTCACCGTCCGCAAGATGTCCTTCGGTGTCGGTGTTGAGCGTACCTTCCCGCTTCACAGCCCCAAGATCGCCAAGCTCGAGGTCGTTCGTCATGGTCGCGTCCGTCGCGCCAAGCTGTACTACCTCCGCGACAAGGTGGGCAAGGCTGCTCGCATCCCCGAGAAGCGCTAA
- the ppdK gene encoding pyruvate, phosphate dikinase, which yields MSDCKRVYRFGTDAQGTCVTEGDKSMNFALGGKGANLAEMSRIGLPVPGGFTITCQTCVEYSGAGNVWPEGALDEIVAAEADLEARYGKKLGDASDPLLVSVRSGAPFSMPGMMDTVLNLGLNDDSVQGLIAQTQNPRFAWDSYRRFIQMFSNVVMGVDADLFENALIQARLVAGVRVDSELSAEDLQELVETFKGLFSENVEAALYPELEVVDGKPVFPHDPELQLRLAIQAVFGSWMNERACIYRKQHAISDELGTAVNVQAMAFGNKGETSATGVAFTRNPADGTKEFYGDFLVNAQGEDVVAGIRNTEPIADLKTTPGLESAGEELERVFLTLEDHYRDMCDIEFTIEQGKLWMLQTRVGKRTATAALRIAIEMVEEGLITREEAVSRIDPAQLDQLLHPQFDASKKYEALASGLNASPGAAVGEVVFSSDDAVARSVEGHKVILVRWETNPDDLKGMVAAEGILTSHGGKTSHAAVIARGMGTPCVCGVERFHIDAAEKVVHIEGSDRVLHEGDVISIDGTQGIVVDGAVDLVSAELTGDLDTILSWADEIRLDESDGHANHVRVNADNPEDAALALEFGAEAIGLCRTEHMFLGDRKNIIQSFILSDEEAVKQQALADLLKVQTEDFLAMFKTMSGRDVVVRLLDPPLHEFLDDPRELEVAITKKEAAGASEEELAALRARLRRIDGMVESNPMLGLRGVRLSVVFSDLPLMQVRAVATAAARLIKEGVDPRPEIMVPLVSITAEHVQTREVIERVIAEVSSEEGVELNIPVGTMLELPRACMVADEIARHADFFCFGTNDLTQTTFGFSRDDAEAKFIPLYLHKKILKENPFETVDSAVLELVRMAVEKGRATNPGMHFGVCGEHGGDPKSIKGLFNVADVDYVSCSPYRVPLARLAAAQAKLEAKRSA from the coding sequence GTGAGCGATTGCAAGAGGGTTTACCGTTTTGGAACCGACGCCCAGGGCACCTGTGTCACTGAGGGCGACAAATCCATGAACTTCGCGCTTGGCGGCAAAGGCGCAAACCTTGCCGAGATGAGCCGCATCGGTCTGCCGGTTCCTGGTGGCTTTACCATTACCTGCCAGACCTGTGTCGAGTACTCCGGTGCCGGCAACGTCTGGCCCGAAGGCGCACTCGATGAGATCGTTGCCGCCGAGGCCGACCTCGAGGCCCGCTACGGCAAAAAGCTCGGCGATGCCTCCGATCCGCTGCTCGTATCGGTTCGCTCGGGCGCTCCGTTCTCCATGCCCGGCATGATGGACACGGTTCTCAACCTGGGTCTCAACGATGATTCCGTTCAGGGTCTCATTGCCCAGACGCAAAACCCGCGTTTTGCCTGGGATAGCTACCGCCGCTTTATCCAGATGTTCTCCAACGTCGTTATGGGCGTCGACGCCGACCTGTTCGAGAACGCTCTGATCCAGGCACGCCTGGTCGCCGGCGTTCGCGTCGATTCCGAGCTTTCGGCCGAGGACCTGCAGGAGCTCGTCGAGACCTTCAAGGGCCTCTTCTCCGAGAACGTCGAGGCCGCCCTGTACCCCGAGCTCGAGGTTGTCGATGGCAAGCCTGTCTTCCCTCACGACCCGGAGCTCCAGTTGCGCCTTGCCATCCAAGCCGTCTTTGGCAGCTGGATGAACGAGCGTGCGTGCATCTATCGCAAGCAGCATGCTATCTCCGACGAGCTCGGTACCGCCGTCAACGTTCAGGCTATGGCTTTTGGTAACAAGGGCGAGACCTCCGCGACCGGCGTCGCCTTTACGCGCAACCCGGCCGATGGCACCAAGGAGTTCTACGGCGACTTCTTGGTGAACGCCCAGGGCGAGGACGTCGTCGCCGGTATCCGCAACACCGAGCCCATCGCCGACCTCAAGACCACCCCGGGCCTCGAGTCCGCAGGCGAGGAGCTCGAGCGCGTGTTCCTGACGCTCGAGGATCACTATCGCGATATGTGCGATATCGAGTTCACCATCGAGCAGGGCAAGCTCTGGATGCTCCAGACCCGAGTGGGCAAGCGCACCGCCACCGCCGCCCTGCGCATCGCCATCGAGATGGTCGAGGAGGGCCTCATCACCCGCGAGGAGGCCGTGAGCCGCATCGACCCCGCACAGCTCGACCAGCTCCTGCACCCGCAGTTCGATGCCTCCAAGAAGTACGAGGCCCTGGCCAGCGGCCTTAACGCCAGCCCTGGTGCCGCCGTGGGCGAGGTCGTGTTCTCGAGTGATGACGCCGTTGCACGTTCCGTCGAGGGGCATAAAGTCATTTTGGTTCGTTGGGAGACCAACCCCGACGACCTGAAGGGCATGGTCGCCGCCGAGGGCATCCTGACCAGCCACGGTGGCAAGACGAGCCATGCCGCCGTTATCGCCCGCGGCATGGGTACGCCCTGCGTTTGCGGCGTTGAGCGCTTCCATATCGACGCCGCCGAGAAGGTCGTGCACATCGAGGGCAGTGACCGCGTGCTGCATGAGGGCGATGTCATCTCCATCGACGGCACCCAGGGTATCGTCGTCGACGGCGCCGTCGATCTGGTTTCGGCCGAGCTCACCGGCGATCTGGACACCATCCTGTCCTGGGCCGACGAGATCCGTCTGGACGAGAGCGACGGTCACGCCAACCACGTGCGCGTCAACGCCGACAACCCCGAGGATGCCGCGCTCGCGCTCGAGTTTGGCGCCGAGGCCATCGGCCTGTGCCGCACCGAGCACATGTTCCTGGGCGATCGCAAGAACATCATCCAGAGCTTTATCCTGTCTGACGAAGAGGCCGTGAAGCAGCAGGCCCTGGCCGATCTGCTCAAGGTTCAGACCGAGGACTTCCTGGCCATGTTCAAGACCATGTCCGGTCGCGATGTGGTCGTTCGCCTGCTCGATCCGCCGCTGCATGAGTTCCTGGATGATCCTCGCGAGCTCGAGGTCGCCATCACCAAGAAGGAAGCCGCTGGCGCCAGCGAGGAAGAGCTTGCCGCCCTGCGTGCCCGCCTGCGTCGTATCGACGGCATGGTCGAGTCCAACCCGATGCTCGGCCTGCGTGGTGTGCGCCTTTCCGTCGTCTTTAGCGATCTGCCGCTCATGCAGGTTCGCGCCGTCGCCACGGCTGCTGCTCGCCTTATCAAGGAGGGCGTCGACCCACGCCCCGAGATCATGGTTCCGCTCGTTTCCATCACGGCAGAGCATGTCCAGACCCGCGAGGTCATTGAGCGTGTCATCGCCGAGGTTTCCTCCGAGGAAGGTGTCGAGCTCAACATTCCCGTGGGCACGATGCTCGAGCTGCCGCGCGCCTGCATGGTCGCCGACGAGATCGCCCGTCACGCCGATTTCTTCTGCTTTGGCACCAACGACCTCACCCAGACGACCTTTGGCTTCTCGCGCGACGATGCCGAGGCCAAGTTCATTCCGCTGTACCTGCACAAGAAGATCTTAAAGGAGAATCCCTTCGAGACCGTCGACTCGGCGGTGCTGGAGCTCGTGCGCATGGCCGTCGAAAAGGGTCGTGCCACCAACCCCGGCATGCACTTTGGCGTGTGCGGCGAGCACGGCGGCGACCCCAAGTCGATCAAGGGCCTGTTTAACGTGGCCGACGTGGACTACGTGTCCTGCTCGCCCTATCGCGTGCCCCTCGCGCGCCTGGCTGCCGCCCAGGCCAAGCTCGAGGCCAAGCGTTCCGCCTAG
- a CDS encoding pyruvate, water dikinase regulatory protein, producing MDCPVTARPTVIVISDSLGDTACEVVLAASGQFDEGAFRVLRLPKVTSVEQVKSFVGSRVDTDHRDIAVFHTIVDPALRARVLDYLGMLHIRSVDLIGPTLAVLSSLLGVPPKGVAGVIHKTDDRYFHRIDAMEYFVEHDDGRGCDDLSGADIVLLGVSRTSKTPLSMYLAYQGYKVANVPLAHGMEPPKSIYEVDPMRLFGLISTVDVISEIRDSRLGDDYARAVAGSYAEPESVRSELEEARALMKRLGCFVVRTDGKAIEESAAEIIAHLEEIQEARARRAARRAQQS from the coding sequence ATGGATTGCCCGGTCACCGCTCGTCCCACCGTTATCGTTATCTCCGACTCGCTCGGTGATACCGCTTGTGAGGTGGTGCTTGCGGCGTCCGGGCAATTTGATGAAGGGGCTTTTCGTGTTTTGCGCCTGCCTAAGGTGACCTCGGTGGAGCAGGTTAAGTCGTTTGTGGGGTCGCGCGTCGATACGGATCATCGCGATATCGCTGTGTTCCACACCATCGTCGACCCGGCGCTGCGTGCCCGCGTCCTCGACTACCTGGGCATGCTGCATATCCGTTCGGTCGACCTGATCGGCCCGACGCTTGCCGTGCTGTCGTCGCTCCTCGGTGTGCCGCCCAAGGGCGTTGCGGGCGTGATTCATAAGACCGACGACCGCTATTTCCACCGCATCGATGCCATGGAGTATTTCGTTGAGCACGATGACGGGCGCGGTTGCGACGATCTGTCGGGCGCCGATATCGTGCTGCTGGGCGTATCGCGCACGTCCAAGACACCCCTTTCGATGTATTTGGCCTATCAGGGTTACAAGGTTGCCAATGTCCCGTTGGCACATGGTATGGAGCCGCCGAAGTCGATTTACGAGGTCGACCCCATGCGTCTGTTCGGCCTGATTTCGACCGTTGACGTGATTTCTGAGATCCGTGATAGCCGCTTGGGGGATGATTACGCCCGTGCCGTTGCCGGCTCCTATGCTGAGCCCGAGAGCGTACGCAGCGAGCTCGAGGAGGCCCGTGCCCTCATGAAGCGCCTGGGCTGCTTTGTGGTGCGCACCGACGGTAAAGCCATCGAGGAAAGCGCTGCCGAGATCATTGCCCACCTCGAGGAGATCCAGGAAGCCAGGGCCCGCCGTGCCGCCCGCCGAGCCCAGCAAAGCTAG
- the glyS gene encoding glycine--tRNA ligase subunit beta encodes MADAKDFLFEIGTEEMPSAPLNNAVKQLGTMIAKGLDEAGLAHGEVRVISSPRRLAALVADVATATDEVHEVKRGPAANIAFDADGNATKAAQGFARKCGVAAEDLVRREDTDGREYVFAEKNIPSAPATPILTALCEKTIAGLQWPNYRSQRWGHEHATFVRPVRWICCLLGEDVVPVSFADVTSGNTTRGHRVLGPGDHVVASPAVYEQVLEDAGVLSAERRREAILAGIAEVEAARPGCHVDTPKKVFEEVINLCEWPTVLVGTFDEEFLKVPHEIICESMLTNQRYFPIYDGEGKLTREFVVVSNSKPENAERVIDGNERVVRARLDDAKFFYEEDLKISLDEFRERLSKVAFQEKLGSVLAKSERIEQLALAIAREAHLGAHLAADAARAAHLCKADLVSNAVVEFTSQQGVMGGYYATAMGENDEVAHAIRDHYRPRFAGDELPEGTAGCIVACADKLDTIAGIFAIGEPPTGSSDPYALRRAAIGIINILRDRLPIDPTSLIDFALELYSEQGIEFDAAEVAQQVRDFFHGRLVSMARDEKIPADTVAAVSAVHIIAPSVFFARCAALDEARKNDAETFDNLATAYARAAHISKPELGEEYDRSLMGEVELALADASEAAQTAVDAALAAEDYPAAFAALAALRAPIDRFFDEVMVMDKDEQLRDNRLKLLNRFEAVFSGIANIGELARKK; translated from the coding sequence ATGGCAGACGCTAAGGATTTCCTGTTTGAGATTGGTACGGAGGAAATGCCCTCCGCACCGTTGAACAATGCCGTCAAGCAGCTTGGCACCATGATCGCCAAGGGCCTCGACGAGGCCGGTCTGGCCCATGGCGAGGTCCGCGTGATCTCGAGCCCGCGTCGTCTGGCTGCGCTCGTGGCCGACGTCGCCACCGCGACCGATGAGGTTCACGAGGTCAAGCGTGGCCCCGCGGCCAACATTGCCTTCGATGCCGACGGTAACGCCACCAAGGCCGCCCAGGGCTTTGCCCGCAAATGCGGTGTGGCTGCCGAGGACCTGGTCCGCCGCGAGGACACTGACGGTCGCGAGTATGTGTTCGCCGAGAAGAACATTCCTTCCGCTCCGGCTACTCCGATCCTGACGGCCCTGTGCGAGAAGACCATCGCCGGCCTGCAGTGGCCCAACTACCGTAGTCAGCGCTGGGGTCATGAGCATGCGACCTTTGTTCGCCCGGTCCGTTGGATCTGCTGCCTTCTGGGCGAGGACGTTGTGCCCGTGTCGTTTGCCGACGTGACGAGTGGCAACACCACGCGTGGTCATCGCGTACTTGGCCCTGGTGACCATGTGGTTGCCAGCCCCGCCGTCTACGAGCAGGTGCTCGAGGACGCCGGCGTGCTTTCTGCCGAGCGCCGTCGTGAGGCCATCCTTGCCGGTATCGCCGAGGTCGAGGCTGCCCGTCCTGGCTGCCATGTCGATACGCCCAAGAAGGTCTTTGAGGAGGTTATCAACCTCTGCGAGTGGCCGACGGTGCTCGTCGGTACTTTCGACGAGGAGTTCCTCAAGGTCCCGCACGAGATTATCTGCGAGTCCATGCTCACCAACCAGCGCTACTTCCCGATCTATGACGGCGAGGGCAAGCTCACGCGTGAGTTCGTGGTCGTTTCCAACAGCAAACCCGAGAATGCCGAGCGCGTGATCGACGGCAACGAGCGCGTCGTGCGCGCCCGTCTGGACGACGCTAAGTTCTTCTACGAGGAGGACCTGAAGATCTCCCTCGACGAGTTCCGTGAGCGTCTGTCCAAGGTTGCCTTCCAGGAGAAGCTCGGCAGCGTGCTCGCCAAGTCCGAGCGTATTGAGCAGCTCGCGCTCGCTATTGCCCGCGAGGCTCATTTGGGCGCCCATCTTGCCGCCGACGCTGCTCGTGCCGCGCACCTGTGCAAGGCCGACCTGGTATCCAACGCCGTCGTCGAATTCACGAGTCAGCAGGGCGTGATGGGCGGTTACTACGCCACCGCGATGGGGGAGAACGACGAGGTCGCCCACGCCATTCGCGATCACTATCGTCCCCGTTTTGCCGGTGACGAGCTGCCCGAGGGCACCGCTGGCTGCATCGTGGCCTGCGCCGACAAGCTTGATACCATCGCCGGTATCTTTGCCATCGGCGAGCCCCCGACTGGCTCCTCCGATCCCTACGCGCTGCGTCGTGCCGCTATCGGTATCATCAACATCCTGCGCGACCGTCTGCCGATCGATCCCACGTCGCTCATCGACTTTGCGCTCGAGCTCTATAGCGAGCAGGGCATTGAGTTCGACGCCGCCGAGGTCGCCCAGCAGGTTCGTGACTTCTTCCATGGCCGCCTGGTGAGCATGGCCCGCGACGAAAAGATCCCGGCCGATACCGTTGCCGCCGTCTCCGCGGTGCACATCATCGCTCCGTCCGTCTTCTTCGCCCGCTGCGCCGCCCTCGACGAGGCCCGCAAGAACGACGCTGAGACGTTCGACAACCTGGCGACCGCCTATGCCCGCGCCGCGCATATCTCCAAGCCCGAGCTGGGTGAGGAGTACGACCGCAGCCTGATGGGCGAGGTCGAGCTCGCGCTCGCCGACGCCTCCGAGGCTGCTCAGACCGCTGTCGATGCCGCCCTTGCTGCCGAGGACTACCCGGCCGCATTTGCCGCCCTCGCCGCCCTGCGCGCGCCCATCGACCGTTTCTTCGATGAGGTCATGGTCATGGACAAGGACGAGCAGCTTCGCGATAATCGCCTTAAGCTGCTCAACCGCTTCGAGGCCGTTTTCTCCGGCATCGCCAACATCGGTGAGCTTGCCCGCAAAAAGTAA
- a CDS encoding glycine--tRNA ligase subunit alpha, translating into MNASSLSFQDIILRLQQYWGEQGCVIMQPYDSEVGAGTFHTATTLRSLGPAEWRTCYAQPCRRPADGRYGENPNRMQHYYQFQVLIKPSPVNAQELYLGSLAAIGLDPNDHDVRFVEDDWESPTLGAWGLGWEVWLNGMEVTQFTYFQQVGGIEVDPVPVEITYGLERIAMYAQGVNSVYDLVWSYLPDGTPMTYGDVFLENEREFSAYNFEVANVEMMRQKFDDYEAECHSCLERKLPLPAYDCVMKCSHAFNLLDARGALSAVERANYILRVRAVAKACCEAYMAEVAGVNENADQEGEVA; encoded by the coding sequence ATGAACGCTTCATCGCTTTCCTTCCAAGACATCATCCTGCGCCTCCAGCAGTACTGGGGCGAGCAGGGCTGCGTCATTATGCAGCCCTATGACTCCGAGGTCGGTGCCGGTACCTTCCATACCGCGACCACGCTGCGCTCGCTCGGTCCCGCCGAATGGCGCACCTGCTATGCGCAGCCCTGCCGCCGTCCCGCCGATGGCCGCTACGGCGAGAACCCTAACCGCATGCAGCACTACTATCAGTTCCAGGTGCTCATCAAGCCCTCGCCGGTCAACGCCCAGGAGCTCTACCTGGGTTCGCTGGCCGCCATTGGCCTGGACCCCAACGACCATGACGTCCGCTTTGTCGAGGACGACTGGGAGAGCCCGACGCTGGGCGCCTGGGGCCTTGGCTGGGAGGTCTGGCTCAACGGCATGGAGGTCACGCAGTTTACGTACTTCCAGCAGGTGGGCGGCATCGAGGTCGACCCCGTGCCCGTCGAGATCACCTATGGCCTGGAGCGTATCGCCATGTACGCCCAGGGCGTCAACTCCGTCTACGACCTGGTGTGGAGCTATCTGCCCGACGGCACGCCCATGACCTATGGCGACGTGTTCCTCGAGAACGAGCGCGAGTTCAGTGCCTATAACTTTGAGGTCGCCAACGTCGAGATGATGCGTCAGAAGTTTGACGACTACGAGGCCGAGTGCCATTCCTGCCTGGAGCGCAAGCTGCCGCTGCCAGCGTATGACTGTGTCATGAAGTGCAGCCACGCTTTCAACCTGCTCGATGCCCGAGGTGCCCTGTCCGCGGTCGAGCGTGCCAACTACATCCTGCGCGTCCGCGCCGTCGCCAAGGCGTGCTGCGAGGCCTATATGGCCGAAGTCGCCGGAGTCAACGAGAATGCCGACCAGGAAGGCGAGGTGGCGTAA
- the lepB gene encoding signal peptidase I, with protein MVDDKGRQRVHLEHDFGERSVFTLRGALEWVLVILIALAATFLIRTFVVEPFVVPTGSMEDTIEIGDQILAQKVSLELGRPVKQGDIVVFHNPDGTSEHDVLVKRVIATAGQTVDLQDGRVVVDGQALDEDYTTGMSWPLSVQAPAAQVSYPYTVPDDCVWVMGDNRENSADSRYFGPVDRSDLIAVALVRYWPLNRIGAID; from the coding sequence ATGGTGGATGATAAAGGGCGTCAGCGGGTTCACCTCGAACATGATTTTGGCGAAAGGTCCGTTTTCACTTTACGTGGTGCTCTGGAGTGGGTTTTAGTCATTCTTATCGCGCTCGCCGCCACCTTCTTGATCCGCACCTTTGTGGTCGAGCCCTTTGTGGTGCCCACCGGCTCCATGGAGGACACGATCGAGATTGGCGACCAGATCCTGGCGCAAAAGGTGAGCCTGGAGCTCGGGCGGCCTGTCAAACAGGGCGATATCGTGGTGTTTCACAACCCCGATGGCACCTCCGAGCACGACGTTCTTGTCAAGCGCGTTATCGCCACGGCCGGCCAGACGGTCGATTTGCAGGACGGTCGCGTGGTCGTTGACGGCCAGGCGCTCGATGAGGACTATACGACCGGCATGAGCTGGCCGCTTTCGGTCCAGGCGCCCGCCGCCCAGGTGAGCTATCCCTACACCGTCCCCGATGACTGTGTGTGGGTGATGGGCGACAATCGAGAGAACTCTGCCGACTCACGCTACTTTGGTCCCGTCGATCGCTCTGATTTGATCGCTGTGGCGCTTGTGCGTTACTGGCCGCTCAACCGCATCGGCGCTATCGACTAA
- the trmD gene encoding tRNA (guanosine(37)-N1)-methyltransferase TrmD — MLIETLSVFPEMFEPVMSTSILGRARKAGLFDFKAYNLRDWTHDRHRTVDDEPYGGGQGMLMKVEPIAEAIEAISAEGPKPTVVFFTPCGEPFTQHVAERLLKSERLLFVCSRYEGVDERAYAYADERLSIGDYVLTGGELPAMVVADAVVRLIPGALGDEMSNVDESFSTAEDGGLLEYAQYTRPAEFNGEGVPPVLVSGDHAKVDAWRRKNAIERTCRWRPDLIETARLTPQERAYAQDLLSGRGE, encoded by the coding sequence ATGCTGATTGAGACCCTTTCGGTCTTTCCCGAGATGTTTGAGCCCGTCATGTCCACATCGATTTTGGGCCGCGCCCGCAAGGCCGGCCTTTTTGATTTTAAGGCGTATAACCTGCGCGACTGGACGCACGACCGCCATCGTACCGTCGATGACGAGCCGTACGGCGGCGGGCAGGGCATGCTCATGAAGGTCGAGCCTATCGCCGAGGCCATCGAGGCCATTAGCGCGGAGGGCCCCAAGCCGACGGTGGTGTTCTTCACCCCGTGCGGCGAGCCCTTTACGCAGCATGTGGCCGAGCGCTTGCTCAAAAGCGAGCGCCTGCTGTTTGTGTGCAGCCGTTACGAAGGTGTCGACGAGCGTGCCTATGCGTATGCCGACGAGCGCCTGTCGATCGGCGATTACGTGCTCACGGGCGGCGAACTTCCCGCTATGGTCGTTGCCGATGCCGTCGTACGCCTGATCCCCGGCGCCCTTGGTGACGAGATGAGCAACGTCGACGAGTCGTTTTCGACCGCTGAGGACGGAGGCCTGCTCGAGTATGCGCAGTACACCCGCCCTGCCGAATTCAACGGCGAGGGCGTGCCGCCGGTGCTCGTGAGCGGTGACCATGCCAAGGTTGACGCCTGGCGCCGTAAGAATGCCATCGAGCGCACCTGCCGCTGGCGTCCCGACCTGATCGAGACGGCGCGGCTTACGCCCCAGGAGCGCGCATACGCGCAAGATTTGCTTTCCGGAAGGGGTGAATAG
- the rimM gene encoding ribosome maturation factor RimM (Essential for efficient processing of 16S rRNA), producing the protein MRSQYKNIARVVKPHGRKGEVLAQPLRGLPSVLEPGMRVALTPPALKRDRFCTVVSVTDTGDGDLVSFEGIDDLTAAEGITGCYVLANRDDFELDSLDAAYTDLIGREVVDERFGSLGTIAEIMSTPANDVWVVEGDRYGEVLIPVIEQVVLDLPDTGTISVHVMDGLIDMDK; encoded by the coding sequence TTGAGGTCCCAGTACAAAAACATCGCCCGTGTGGTCAAGCCGCACGGAAGGAAGGGGGAGGTCCTCGCGCAGCCGCTGCGGGGGCTTCCTTCTGTATTAGAGCCGGGTATGCGCGTCGCCCTGACGCCGCCGGCGCTCAAGCGCGACCGCTTTTGCACGGTCGTGTCCGTCACCGATACGGGCGATGGCGATCTGGTCTCGTTTGAGGGCATTGACGACTTGACGGCCGCCGAGGGCATCACGGGATGCTATGTGTTGGCAAATCGTGACGATTTTGAGCTCGATTCACTCGACGCCGCCTATACCGACCTGATTGGTCGCGAGGTGGTCGACGAGCGCTTCGGTTCACTCGGCACGATCGCCGAGATCATGTCGACGCCCGCTAACGATGTTTGGGTTGTCGAGGGTGATCGGTACGGCGAGGTACTGATTCCCGTGATCGAGCAGGTTGTGCTCGATCTTCCCGACACAGGAACAATTTCCGTCCACGTTATGGACGGCCTGATCGATATGGACAAGTAG
- a CDS encoding KH domain-containing protein translates to MLSDRIADLVEYLVVQIVDDPDSVSLEVIDGDDASTIEVSVAEDDVAKVIGRRGRTIKAIRTLARALAARLDTAVEVEVLG, encoded by the coding sequence ATGCTCTCAGATCGCATCGCCGATCTCGTCGAATATCTCGTTGTTCAGATCGTCGACGACCCGGATTCCGTGAGCCTTGAGGTCATCGATGGTGACGACGCCTCTACGATTGAGGTTTCGGTCGCCGAGGATGACGTCGCTAAGGTCATCGGCCGTCGTGGCCGTACCATCAAGGCCATTCGCACGCTCGCCCGTGCGCTGGCCGCTCGCCTCGACACTGCTGTCGAGGTAGAGGTTCTGGGCTAG
- the rpsP gene encoding 30S ribosomal protein S16, with the protein MAVKIRLARHGAKKRPYYRVVVADSRAPRDGRIIEEVGRYNPMTAPKTINLDLEKIADWQSKGAQLTDAVAALVKAANEGEKTETVVKKSKKQLAKEAEAAKAAAEAAEGAEE; encoded by the coding sequence TTGGCAGTCAAGATTCGCCTTGCTCGTCACGGCGCTAAGAAGCGTCCGTACTACCGTGTCGTCGTCGCCGATTCCCGCGCCCCGCGTGACGGTCGTATCATCGAGGAGGTTGGCCGCTACAACCCGATGACCGCCCCCAAGACCATCAACCTCGACCTCGAGAAGATCGCCGACTGGCAGTCCAAGGGCGCTCAGCTCACCGACGCCGTCGCCGCTCTGGTCAAGGCCGCCAACGAGGGCGAGAAGACCGAGACCGTCGTCAAGAAGTCCAAGAAGCAGCTCGCCAAAGAGGCCGAGGCCGCTAAGGCTGCCGCTGAGGCCGCTGAGGGCGCCGAGGAGTAA